The Hymenobacter sp. 5317J-9 genome has a window encoding:
- a CDS encoding aminopeptidase P N-terminal domain-containing protein, which produces MRYAPLAPELFVENRRRFRELLPPASLAIFQSNDIMPTNADGTMAFRQNNDLFYLSGVDQEESILVIFPDARLPQHREILFLKETSEHILIWEGYKLTKDEARQNSGIRTIMWLDSFKSVLPALMNEAENVYLNSNEHIRAVVEVETRDARFVKMLQSQYPLHTYRRASRLLHQLRAIKSPEEIRVMRQACDITGKAFRRLLGFVKPGVWEFEIEAEIVHEFMRNRSRGPAYGSIVASGKNANVLHYTTNDNQCQDGDVILLDFGAEYANYAADLSRSIPVNGKFTTRQRQVYESVLAVMAFAKTRLVAGNEIEEYHKQVGECMEQELIKLDLLNASDVKNQDPAAPLYKKYFMHGTSHYLGLDVHDVGYKYRTFEPGMVYTVEPGIYIPEEGLGIRLENDILITASGNEDLMADIPLQADTIEDLMARG; this is translated from the coding sequence ATGCGCTACGCTCCCCTTGCTCCCGAGCTTTTTGTGGAAAACCGCCGCCGCTTCCGCGAGCTGCTGCCGCCGGCCTCGCTGGCCATTTTCCAGTCCAACGACATCATGCCGACCAACGCCGACGGCACCATGGCTTTCCGGCAAAACAACGACCTGTTCTACCTCAGCGGCGTCGACCAAGAGGAAAGCATCCTCGTCATTTTTCCGGATGCGCGCCTGCCGCAGCACCGCGAAATCCTGTTCCTGAAGGAAACGTCGGAGCACATCCTCATCTGGGAAGGCTACAAGCTGACCAAGGACGAGGCACGCCAGAACTCGGGCATCCGCACCATTATGTGGCTCGACAGCTTCAAGTCGGTGCTGCCGGCCCTGATGAACGAGGCCGAAAACGTGTACCTCAACTCCAACGAGCACATTCGGGCCGTGGTGGAGGTGGAAACGCGCGACGCCCGCTTCGTGAAAATGCTGCAAAGCCAGTACCCGCTGCACACCTACCGCCGGGCTTCGCGCCTGCTGCACCAGCTGCGCGCCATCAAGAGCCCCGAGGAAATCCGGGTGATGCGTCAGGCCTGCGACATCACGGGCAAGGCCTTCCGCCGGCTGTTGGGCTTTGTGAAGCCGGGCGTGTGGGAGTTCGAGATTGAAGCCGAAATCGTGCACGAGTTCATGCGCAACCGCAGCCGCGGGCCGGCCTACGGCAGCATTGTGGCCAGCGGCAAAAACGCCAACGTGCTGCATTACACCACCAACGACAACCAGTGCCAGGACGGCGACGTGATTCTGCTCGACTTCGGTGCCGAGTACGCCAACTACGCCGCCGACCTCTCGCGCAGCATCCCGGTGAATGGTAAGTTTACCACGCGCCAGCGGCAGGTATACGAGTCGGTGCTGGCCGTGATGGCCTTCGCCAAAACCCGCCTCGTGGCCGGCAACGAGATTGAGGAATACCACAAGCAGGTGGGCGAGTGCATGGAGCAGGAACTCATCAAGCTTGACCTGCTGAACGCCTCCGACGTGAAAAACCAGGACCCCGCCGCGCCGCTTTACAAGAAGTATTTCATGCACGGCACCAGCCACTACCTGGGCCTCGACGTGCACGACGTGGGTTATAAGTACCGCACTTTCGAGCCCGGCATGGTGTACACGGTAGAGCCCGGCATTTACATCCCGGAAGAGGGCCTGGGCATCCGTCTGGAGAATGATATCCTCATCACCGCCTCTGGCAACGAGGACCTGATGGCCGACATTCCGCTGCAAGCCGACACCATTGAAGACCTAATGGCGCGTGGTTGA
- a CDS encoding EVE domain-containing protein has protein sequence MKHWLVKSEPEAYSWNTFLAEDGTAWTGVRNYQARNNLNLMQPGDLVLFYHSVSEKAVVGVAEVAAPAAPDATAEAGSPWVAVHLRPVRPLARPVSLAQLKADARLSELALLRQSRLSVLPVRPEEFDVVLALSAK, from the coding sequence GCTCGTTAAATCCGAACCCGAAGCGTATTCCTGGAACACCTTTCTGGCCGAAGATGGCACCGCTTGGACCGGCGTGCGCAACTACCAGGCCCGCAACAACCTCAACCTGATGCAGCCCGGCGACCTGGTGCTGTTTTACCACAGCGTGAGTGAAAAGGCTGTGGTGGGCGTGGCCGAAGTGGCCGCCCCCGCCGCCCCCGATGCCACCGCCGAAGCCGGCTCGCCGTGGGTGGCCGTGCACCTGCGGCCCGTGCGGCCCCTCGCCCGGCCCGTGAGCCTGGCCCAGCTCAAGGCCGATGCGCGGTTGAGCGAGCTGGCCCTGCTGCGGCAGTCGCGCCTGTCGGTGCTGCCTGTGCGCCCCGAAGAATTTGATGTGGTGCTGGCGCTGAGCGCGAAATAA
- a CDS encoding DUF4252 domain-containing protein, translating into MITKLRLSALLLILLLAGCRAGGPGTPARTVASFFSKYEGREGFKTTEWSADLLQRLALVKAAKLLGGSDLTNAITGIRSAKVISFAPTTTSAKELAAEGLRGEAAGILQNNKYDPLSTAGFGGSNYAISTRGSGNSVSEFAALGTLPDVADSFVLVSVQGNFTKSQVEALGKYLPQIVQATGK; encoded by the coding sequence ATGATTACCAAGCTCCGTCTCTCCGCTCTTCTTCTCATTCTGCTGCTGGCCGGCTGCCGGGCCGGCGGGCCGGGCACCCCGGCCCGCACCGTGGCCTCGTTCTTCTCGAAATACGAAGGCCGCGAGGGCTTTAAAACCACCGAATGGTCGGCCGACCTGCTGCAGCGCTTGGCCCTGGTGAAAGCCGCCAAGCTGCTCGGCGGCTCCGACCTCACCAACGCCATCACCGGCATTCGCTCGGCCAAAGTCATCAGCTTCGCGCCCACCACTACTTCGGCCAAAGAGCTAGCCGCCGAAGGCCTGCGCGGCGAGGCCGCCGGCATCCTGCAAAACAACAAGTACGACCCGCTTTCCACGGCCGGCTTTGGGGGCAGCAACTACGCCATTTCCACGCGCGGCTCCGGCAACAGCGTGTCGGAGTTTGCCGCGCTGGGCACCCTGCCCGACGTGGCCGATTCTTTCGTGCTGGTGTCGGTGCAGGGCAACTTCACCAAGTCGCAGGTGGAGGCGCTGGGCAAGTACCTGCCCCAGATTGTGCAAGCCACGGGTAAATAA